The window ATGAGTACTTGCTCAGGTGTAATAAATCTACCGTTGAACCATGCACGAGTCAAGCTATATCAACAAATAAGCCGCTTCCTACGACAGGAAGCGGCTTATTGCATACTATTTCAGTCGGTTATTAAACGAGTTCCTTAACGGCAGCCAGAGCGGCGTCGTAATTCGGTTCCTCGGTGATCTCCTTGAGATACTCGGCGTAGGCAACCTTGCCATCCTTGCCCACTACGAACACGGCGCGGGTCAAGAGGCGAAGTTCCTTGATCAGAGCGCCCCACCCTTCACCGAAGGAAGCATCCTTGTGGTCGGACAGGGTCTTTACGGCCTCAACGCCTGCAGCGCCGCACCAGCGGGCCTGGGCAAAGGGCAGATCCATGGAAACGGCCAGAATAACGACGTCGTCACCGAGAGCGGCAGCTTCGTTGTTGAAGCGGCGGGTCTCCATGTCGCAGACCGGGGTGTCCAAAGACGGCACGGCAGCGATTACGACGACCTTGTCCTTGTAGTCAGCAAGGGTGGCTGGGGACAGATCGTTTGCGACCAGGTTGAACTCAGGGGCTACATCACCGACCTTTACTTCAGCGCCCACCAGCGTCAGGGGGTTACCCTGGAAGGTGCAGGCTCCATTTCTCTCACTCATAATACTCTCCTTGCGGTTATTTTCGATTTGGTAATGATTCCTATAATCACTTCAGCCGCTGGAATCAACTACTTTTTTAATAATATCATCCAAGCCCCAGCTTATTCAGCATGAGATGCTTGCGCCCGGCGAACTCGAGAATCTCTTCCAGCTTGTCTGCGTGCTCCAAACCAGCAGCGCGGACTTCAGCCATAAGAGCAGCCAGCTCCTTCTCTTCTTCAAGATAGCCGAAGATGACATCGCGCACATCGCGGACCGCCACCAGATTATCAGCCCATCCCATGCCCTCCTGATACAGCATCTTGGCAGAAACAAAAGATGCGATCAGCGCAAGTTGGTGACGACGAGGTATATCATTAATAACTCTATCACGATACTTTTCCACCAAAATGGCTGGGCAATAGGAGAGCATGGCCTCAACGAGCCTGGGATCATCCGCCACCTTTTCAACGCTTTCCTCCAACACTTTCGCGACCCTGTCAGCCAGCGTATTGATGGATTCGGACAGCTCGTAGGAAAGCTCGGTGATGGTTCGCGTGCCACCAGCCAGCTTAAACTCTCGCATGAGCACACGCGCTTCACTTCGGGCACGCATACGCAGGATATCGAGCAGTTGGGCAACGTAATCCTTCTTGATTTCAAGGAACTCATCTTCTGTCAGAATAAGCCCAGCAAGAATCTCGTAAGAGGAGCAGATGACGCCAGTCTTGTTGGCAGACGGGCCGGGCACAGCCAGAACGCCTACCTTTTCCATCTCGGCACGGGCATCGGCAGAGATGAAGATATTCGCGCCTTCCACCAGCCCTCTTGCGGACGGAGTGCCGTCGGCCTGCAGGAAGTTCTTCCAGTTGGACATATTGATGGTATCCGGCCTGCCGCCAGACGGGATGAAGATGTCAGCAACAGCCGTATTATGCAGTTCATTGCGGATGCGAGTGCCGTCCGGATCATCCGTGGATACCACGAACGCACCTTCGCCCTTGAGCTTGGCCTTGTCGAAGTGAGACGTCTTGAGTGCGTTATCGATAAGACGCATCAGTTCTCCATGATCCATGCCATCCGGATCGTACGCAGCGCCATGACCATCTGTCATAGCCACTATACGGGCATTCTCGCCGT of the Pseudodesulfovibrio sp. zrk46 genome contains:
- the tpx gene encoding thiol peroxidase encodes the protein MSERNGACTFQGNPLTLVGAEVKVGDVAPEFNLVANDLSPATLADYKDKVVVIAAVPSLDTPVCDMETRRFNNEAAALGDDVVILAVSMDLPFAQARWCGAAGVEAVKTLSDHKDASFGEGWGALIKELRLLTRAVFVVGKDGKVAYAEYLKEITEEPNYDAALAAVKELV